TCACTGTTAAGAAGATCAAACCTGCAACAGGTGATTCTATTAAGTTTAACTACGATTCTCTGCTGAAGAATAGCTACTTCGCAAGGGTTCACTATGTAACAACTGCTACGCCTCCTGCTGATAGCAACGTTGCAAGAGCTAAGATCGGAAAATAAGCGTACTATTTTTTAGTTGATAGATGGAGAGGGCTGTTCTGCTAAGCAGGGCAGCCTTTTTATTACCTTCTTTTTCATTAGATCGATCCAAAATAGTAGTAGCCGGCGGATGCCGGCTACTACTTGTATATGATAGGATATGGTTCATATTGGGAAAGAATTCCCGCTCAGAACTTCTTACTGCGTTATCTGAATTAATTCCGTAACACTTTAAACTCCGTTCGGCGGTTTAATTGCCTTCCATCCGGATTGTCTTTACCATTCGGTAATGTGTTCGGCGCTACCGGCCTGGATTCACCATAACCTTTACTTACCACGCGGGTTTGCGGAATACCTTTACTGATCAGGTAATCCACGCAGGATTTAGCACGCGCGTTGGATAATTTAAGGTTGTATGCATCTGTTCCTTTACTATCCGTATGTGCACCAAGCTCTATCTCCATCTTTGGATTATCCAGCAACAGGTAATACAGCGAATCGAGGATCAGTTTTGATTCCGGACGTAATGTGGCTTTATTGTAATCATAGAAGATATCATTGATCACAATCGGTTTGTTCATTTCAAATCGCTTCAGACAAACAGTAGGATTCATCATGGAGTCCACCATGGAAAGTTGTTCTGTATTGAAGGAAAAATTCTTTGAGAAGTAATTATCTTTTTCTACCAGTACTTTATACTTTTTATTCATCTCCAGTTCAAACATATAATTACCGCCATTACTGGTGGTTTGTGTTTCGAGTATATTCCTTTGCGTACTATCCAGCAAAGTGATCTTTGCGCCTTCCAGCGGTTTGCCGGTTTCACAATCCATCACTAAACCTCCGGCCATTTTTGCCTTACGTTTAACTGCAAATATTTCCAGGCAGCAAATGGATTCCCTGTCTGAACTGATATACCCTTTATTCAAGGCATTCTTTGGTTGCAGAGCTGCATAATACTGATCATCCTTTGCAGAGTTCAAAGGATAACCCATGTTCTCCGGCGCCGTCCATCCACCAAAACTTCCCTTGCTGCTGAAAAAATCCTGCCCGCCAAAACCAACACGGCCATTGGTACTGAATATAAGCACCTGCTTATTAGGATCATAAAAAGGGGCACTTTCTTCTTCTTTGGTATTGATGGTATTCCCCATGTTATTGGCTGCACTCAAAGTACCTCCGCTGCTGATGGTACAATACCACAGGTCAAATTTCCCCATGCCGCCGGGGCGGTCTGATACAAAGAGGAAATATTTACCATCGGAAGTAACAGAAGGTTCCTTTGCACTGTAACCCGCAGCATTGATAGTAGCATCCAGCAACTGGGGTTCCGTCCAGCCATTACCGGCTTTGTTACTGCGGTAGATAGCGGAGTGTTTGTTCCCGTCTTTGGTGGTCCATCTTGTTACATACAAGGTATTGCCATCGGGAGCAATAGCAGCAACTCCTTGTTCTGTGCCTTTTTCCATGGGTATGGATAGTTTCTCATTACTGTCAAAACTGCTATTCTCTCCCTTGGCGATGTATAGTGTATTGATGAAAGGATTTGATTTCTTTTCAAGTAAAGTGGAATCCGGACGGGAGGAAGTAAAGTAGAAGGTGTTATTGCTCACTGGCACAGGCGCATAGTTGGCACCGCCCTGGTTGATGTTCCCTGCCACTTTTACCACTTCATATCTTGGCGGATGTTTCATTTCCTCTATCGCAAATTCACAACTTTGAATTTCGATATTGGTCCTGCTGGAATAATCATCCGTTCCTTTATAAGATTGTTTGAACTGCTGAAACTGCGCCAGTGCATTTTCATAATCCGTGCCTGTTTTTGCATTCGCCCTGAGGCATACCCCATACCAATACTTGACCAGTGGGAACTGCACAGGATCAAAGTTGAGGGCTTCTGCATACCATTTACCCGCATTACCAAAATCATTATACATCCTGTAGGATTCAGCAAGGCGGTATACTACCTGCTCATAATCCTTCAGTCTTTTCTGTTTACTTTTGCCTCCTTTCTCCAGCAGGTAAGGTTTGTACTCTCCGGGTTTCACCGTAAAAGTACCCAATGCCTTACTATAGTATTGCGCCGCGGAATAGTAATCCTTCAATGCAAAATAATTATCCGCCGTACGTTTAAAATCAGTTACATATGTCTGTGCCTGCAAAGAATTAACAAGACCTGTTAAAACCAACAGCAGGATGAGTGTAGATCTTTTCATAATTTCCTCTTTTGGTGTTACGATTATAACCTCGGACAGATAAAGTATTCCGGCTGCATAATTCTACGTTTGCGGCCTATAAAGGATAAAGAAAGTTCAAATGCATTACTGCCGGTGGTTAACCTCCTCAGGTTGGAAGTATTGGCATCATAACTCAGGCCCAGTGTAAAGCTCTTATAGCTAAACCCGGCAAAAGGAGAGATGGCATCATTCACCCGGTAGTTAGCCCCCAGCAAAAGATCGAACTCAGGGTTCACCCGGATCTGGGAATATACGCCTGCTACAATTTCTTCTGCATTACCCTGGCGCATGTACAATCCATGTGGTGTAAGGTTCACCATATCTGTTACACGGATGCGGGAACCACCATGTGCCACATAACGGATGGGCAATGATTTGGACTCTTTATTCTCAGAAACAAAGGGATCTTCCGGTTGGGTAAGATGCGCACCGGAAAAACCAATGAATGGATTAAAACGGTGATTAGGATTACCATCAAATAACATGATCCCTGCATTTGCATCAAATACAGTGGAAGAAGTAGCACGTAATGTTTCACCGGATGGGATGTTCGGATCAAATCCCATCACAGGGTTATACTGGCTGCCCAGCTGGAATTTGGACTGGTCCACACGGCGGTTGATCACCCCCGCCTGGATACCTGCTACCAGTCTTGTGGTTCCATTCGCACCCATCTTTACCCCGCTATAGGAAACGGTAGCCATGGCATTGAAGTAATTATATCCTGCTTCTCCGGCAGACATATTCAGGGCTGTAACACCAAGCCCAACATTCTTTTCTGTGGCCGCATCAAATGATACGCCGGCAGTAGAATAAGGTGTGCCGAAATTAGCCCACTGGTTACGATAGTTGCCCGTAAGCCTGTAATCACCATCTATCACCCCTGCCAGTGCAGGGTTCAGCCAGAGCGGGTATGCATAATATTGTGCAAAATGCGGATCAACCTGTGCCATGGTGGGCTTTACATATAAAGTGCACAATGAAAGCACTGCTATTAAAATTTTACTCTTCATAGGAAGAAAATTTTTCGAGTTTGGAATAAGCCGGAATGAAGGGTCACTTCATTCCGGCATGTATTGCTTGCCTTTGATGTTTGGGTTATCTGACGATTGTTATAGTTCCTCGTTTCTGTACGGTAGTACCATCCTGCAGTGTAGCTCTCAGGATGTAGTTGTATACACCCACCGGCTGCGGTTTGCCACTCATAGTACCATCCCATCCACGGCCTTTGTCTTTAGATTCAAAGATCATCTGACCCCACTGGTTGTAGATCCTGATCTCCATGGTTGCAATGGTAGTACCATATACAAGGAGTACATCATTCAATCCGTCACCATTTGGCGTGAAGGCATTTGGTACAAAGATGGTATTACCGGCAGGGTTATCTGTTCCGCCACCTCCCTGGAACCATGCACTGTTAGCACATTCTGTTGCACCGATAGACATTACCTGCAAGGTCACCGTCTGGTTCGGCAACAGGTTCACCACAGTATGTGTAGTACCGGTGAGGCCGGAGCTTGGTTGTGTGAATGTAACACCACCATCTGCAGATACCCTGTAACCCAATGCTCCCGGAACTGCATTCCACTGGAAGGTTACTGATGTAGCTGTTTTAGAAGCCACAGATACCGTTGGTGCAGCTAATACTGAATAGATATTAATAGTTACCGGTGTGCGGGTAGTGCTCATACAACCACCATTGAATCCGGCTGCTGCATAATAAGTAGTGGTAGTAGTAAGTGGCGGAGTTTTGAATACCGGCCCAGTGAATACTGCCGTACCACCTGTTGCGGCAGTGTACCAGCTGAAGATCAAACCTGGTTGTGCAGAAGAAGCTCTCAGTGTTGCACTGCTATCCGGACAAACCGTATTCGCATCTGCTGTCACCAACGGAGCACCCGGAACAGGAGATACAGTAGCTGTACCTTTAGCCCTGCCTGCACTTGCGCAACCTCCACCTATCAATGCTTCCACATAAACATCCATGTTTGCAGTGAGTACACCGGTTGTGTAGCTGGTACCATTGGCCAGCAGTACATTACCTCCGGTTGCTGCATCATACCAGCGGTAGGTCACATTCGCCGTTGGGTTTTGTACATTGAAAGTGGCAGTTGTACCGGTACAAACTGTTATCGCACCACTATTCGCCAGTACAGGATTACCCGGAGCATCTGCAGGAATTAAGATAACCTGTGCACGTCCGTTGCTCACGCAGGTACCACCAGGTAAGCTGGCTTCCAGGTACACGGTATCTCTTACATTCAATGGATCTGCTGTAGAGTAAGTATTGCCGGTGAAGAGCAATGTACCGCCGATCGGTGCATCGTACCAACGATATTGCAGGTTAGCATTCGCGTTCTGCACACTCACTGTTGGACGGTTGCCGCGGCAAACAGTTACTTCTGCCGGAGCTGCCGGAACAGCCGGGCCATTTGTTACTGTGATGCTTACTCTTGTGCGGGTAACACTGGCGCAGTTGCTGCCATTGATAGCTGCCACAAAGTAATCCTTATTGGCAGAGAGTGCCGGTGTTATAAAGTCTGGTGAAGAAGAAACAATTGTTCCGCCAACCGCTGCATCGTACCAGCGATAAGTAAGACCCGGTTGCGGATTCACTACATGCAGGTCTGCTGTGTTGCCGATACAAACTGTTTTAGCTGTTGCATCAACCGTCACTGCCGGCGGTGCAGGATTCACTGTGATAGTCACAGGTGTTCTGCCTGCACTGCTGCAAACGCCACTGGAGGCTTCTACATAATAGGTCACGGAAGAAGTTACCCCTGTTGGTGCAAAGGTTGTTCCCTCTGCCATTCTGTTACCACCTGCTGCTGCATCATACCAGCTATAAGTAAGGCCGGCTGCAGGGTTTTGTATAGAAAGACTGATAGCATCTCCCTGGCATACTGTTGTATTACCTAATACTACCGGTAAAGTTGGTGCATCTGTTACCTGAACATCTACACGGGTCATAGTAGCGCTGGCACATCCGCCACTGCTTACTGCTTCCACATAGTAACTGCTGGCAGTAACCTGCACACCTGTTAAGAACACCGCTCCTGTGAACAGTTTATTACCACCCGGTGCATCATACCAATTGTAGGTTACACCACCCAGCGGATTCTGTACTCTCAGGGTAGCCTGTGCACCACGGCAAACAGTAACGTTCGCAGATTCAACAGTTGGCGGGTTCAATGTGGATACCACACTTACACTCGCTACTGCACGGCTTGTACTTGGACAATTTCCTGTACCTACTCCTTCTACAAAGTAAGTAGCGGTATCGGTTAATGGTCCTGTTGTATAAGTAGCACCGGTAAATAACAAGGTACCGCCTGTTGCTGCATTGTACCAGTTATAAGTGATACCTGCTACAGGATTTTGTACAGAAAGCGTTGCCGGTTGATTGCGGCAGGTTGTTTTAACACCGTCCACCAATACCGGAACTGCCGGTGTGGAATTCACATTCACTACTGCCTGTATCCTTCCGCCAGCATTTGCACAACCACCGGCTGTGCTGGTAGCTTCCACATAATAGATGGTAGTAGTACTTAATGCCGGTGTGGTGAATTGTGCACCAGTGAATATTGGCGTACCGCCGGATTGTACAGTGTACCAGTTGATGGTGATACCTGTAGTGCTTGATGTTACACGCAATGTTGCAGTGGTACCGGAACAGATGGTGAGGTTACCGGATTCCAGTACAGGATCACCTGGTGCCGTGCCCACTGTAACGGTCACAGGTACACGTACTGCTGAACCGCAACTTCCATTGTATGCTTCTGCATAGAATATAGTAGTGGTTGTGAGCGCACCTGTTACAAACAGGCTATCCAGCGAAACTGGCGTACCGCCTGTTGAACTGAGGAACCAACGGATAGTATGTGTTGGATCAGCTGCACGAGCACGCAGAATTGCACTGTTGCCGGCACAGATCGCGGTATCCCCTGACAGGATCTGCGGAGTCTGTGGTACAGTCAATACCTGTATGGTAGCAGATGTACGGATCGGATTAGCACAATTAGTAGATGCGCGGAAACTTTCTGCATAGTAAGTGGTGGTAGCATTCAGCACCGGTGTGGTGAATACTTTACCTGTGAATACAGGTGTACCGCCTGTTGGTACGGTGTACCATCTTACGGTAGTACTGTCAGATGCAGTGGCTGTTAAAGTAGCCTGTGCACCGGCACATACTGTTGCATTATCTACCGTTACCGTTGGCGAAGCCAGGATACGGTTAGCGTATTGAATGTTCACACTGGTCAGCAGGGTAGCAAGACCAGTTACCCTTATTTCAATACGGTCATATGCAGCACCTGGTGCAAATAATGCAGCACGCTGATCGGAACCGCTCAGCAGTACCAATTTCAGGCCAGCTGCATCCAGCGCCTTGGTGTCGTTATTAGAAGTAGCACCATTATAGGAAGTGATGGTGATATTGGAAAGCAGGCTCAGATCTACCAGGCCGGTTGGGAATGACAATCTTACTTTAACGGTATCCCCTGCAGATGCAAGACTACCAAAATTCATAAAGTAAGAAATATTACCACCCACGCCCACTGGGATACTGATATTCGTAACATTCGTGGTATCGTTGTCCACAGAATTATCCGGATTATTTACTGCACACAGTAAGCAAAGACCGTTAATAGTATTGGTCTGTGAATTTGCGAAATCACAACCCGGGTTGAAGTTCCTGTTCACCAATACGGTAACGCCTGTACGGCCAATACTTGCACAACCACTTTCGCCGACAGCTTCTACAAAGTAGCGGGTGTTATTAGTCAATGCCGGTGTAGTGTATACGGCTCCGGTGAATATTGGAGTAGTACCCAGTGAATCCAGGAACCAACGATAAGTTATTGCACCCGGTGAAGCAGAGCTGGCTGTTAATACAGCTGTTTGTCCGTACTCCACCAAACCACTTGCAGGATTAATGCTCACAGTTGGTTTAGCAGGCACTGCGTTCACGGTTACTGTTACCATTTTCGCAGCAGCGCTTGCACACTGTCCGTTCACGGCCACTACAAAGTAGGAAGTGGTAGCAGTTAAGGCTGGTGTGGTGAAGGAAGCTCCTGTAAACAACAGGTTATCCATGGCTGCGCTGGGGTACCAGTTGAAAACAACACCTGGTGTAGTGGAAGTAGCAGTAAGTGTGGTAACACTGCCTGCACATACAGCTGCGCTTGGTGGTGTTACATCAGGAGTGGCTGGCCTTGCTGTAATGTTTACCTGTACCGCTGTACGGGTAGTACTTGCACAACCACCACTGGATACTGTTTCTGCATAATAGATCGCAGAACTGTCCAGCGCCGGTGTAATAAATGTATCTCCTGTAAATATTGGTGTGCCGCCTGTTTGTTGTGCATACCAGCGGAAAGTAGCACCCACAGGAGCAGTAGCCTTAATAGTAGCTGTGGTGCCTGCGCAGGTATTCACAGATGTGTTATCCAATGTTGGAGCAGCAGGTGCACCGGTGATCTTAACAACTGCTTTTGTCCTGATCGGATTTGGACAGTTGATAGACGCTTTCACCGCTTCCACATAGAAGGCTGTATCTGTAGATACAGGGCCTGATTGGAAGGAAGTACCTGTAAACAATGGTGTACCACCTGTTGCCTGGCTATACCAGCGGAAGATGGTGTTGGTCCTTGGCGTCACAGCAATCGTTGCTGTACTGCCCACACAGGTATTCACCGTATCCGGTGTTACATCCGGAACAGGAATGAAGCGTTGTGCGAAATGAATGTTAGCGGCACTGAGCGCAGTTGCCAAACCAGCATTCATACGGACTTCTACCCTGTCGAACACAGCAGCCGGTGCAAAGGTTACAATAGCTGTCTGATTACCAGGTAATAGTTGTATGTTAAGCAGGCCGCCACCTGTAAGGTTAGCCCTGTCATTATTATATTGTGTGCCATTGTAAGTAGCAATTTGTACACTGCCCAGCAATCCGGCATCAGCCAGTGAAGACGGGAAGGACATTACCAGTCTCACACTGTCTCCCAGATCACTTGGGTTCGGGAAGATGAGTGTTTGCTGTGCATAACCACCTAACAAACCTGCTATCACATGGATAGTAGAGAAAGTAGTGGTGCTGGCATCAACGGCAGAGCTTTGATTGTCCACATAACATCCCAGGCAAACACCGTTTACATTACTTGTCTGTGCTGTAGCAGCATCGCAAGGAATATCAGGGTTCACCACCTGTACTGTAGCAATCACCGGGATCCTTTGTGCACTGGCACAACCTGTGCTGGTGGTAGCTTCCACATAATAAGTAGTGGTAGCATTCAATGCCGGTGTGGTGAAGCTTGGGCCGGTAGCCAATGGTGTTCCGCCTGTTGGCACACTATACCAGTTGTAGGTGTATGCTGGGTTAGGTGTATTTACATTAAAGGTAGCCGTACCGCCCTGTGGAATAGTGATATTGTTAGCAGTAACAGACACGCTGGCCAGGCCAACTTTTACAAATACAGGTTTGCGTGTTTCACTCGCACATCCTGTACCGGAAACTGCCGCTACATAATATACAGCATCCGCTGTAATGGCAGGTGTGGTATAACTTGCGCCGGTGAATAATAAATTACCGCCGGAAGGTGCATCATACCAATTGAAAGTAGCGCCGGCCGGGAAGTTTGCATTCAGCGTAGCCGTTTGACCACTACAAACATTCACGGTATCCGAAACCACCCCGGCCATTGGAGTGATCTGTTGTACATAGAACAGGTTCACTTCCGTAATCGCAGTAGCAAGACCGGTGATGCGGAATTCCACTTCATCAAATACCTGCGAAGGTACAAATGAGATCACCTGGCGTGCACCGCCATCCAGTAATTGCACGCTCAGCAGGCCACTGTTTACTGGCCTTACGTCTGCCGCATTTTCAACACCATTATTACGTGGCCGGATAGTAACATTCCCCAACAGTCCGAGGTTGAGCAGGCCTGTTGTAGATCCTACCACAATACGTAAACTATCCCCCACTGAACTTTCATGGCCAAAGGTGAGTGTTTGTTGCACACCGCCTAAAAGGCCAACAGGTACATGCAGCCTGGATGATGTTTGCGGATTATCATCCACAGCCAGTTCCGGTGTATTCACAGCACAGAGCAAGCAAAGCAATCCAACTGTGCCATTTGTTTGTGTAATACCTCTGCCACAGGAGAGATCAGGACTACCTGGCCCAACTCTTACCGAAACAGGAACGGCAGTACGGATATAACTCTTCAGACCATCCGGAGTGGAAGCTTCCACATAGAATGTTCTGTCTCCTATAAGGACCGGTGTATTGAATGTAGCACCTGTAGCCAGCGGCGTACCACCAGTTGGTGTATCATACCAGCTGAAAGTAGCTCCTGGAATACGAATGGATGCATTCAGTGTTGTATCATTGCCAAATGGTACAACAATAGGAGCAGGCGGTGTAACCGTTACCGGTATAAAGGCCGCTGCTTCATAAATATTCAGATTGGTCAACCCGGAAACAAGACCGGTAAGATCTACCTGTGCACCATCAAATCCGCTGTTAACAGGGATGGTTACACGGAACTTACCTACACTGCCTGTTGGATCAAGCCCCAGGGCTTGCAGGTTAGCCAGATCATTATCCAGTGTAATGGCATCATTATTAGGAGTGGTGCCATTAAAGGTTTGTACCCTGATGCCGGAAAGCAGTTGTGCACTCAGCAGTTGACTGGGCACACCCAATGTAAAGGAAATACTGTCTCCCGCCTGGTAAGTACCGGGGAATTTCAGCAGTTGTCCTACTGAACCGGCAACACCCACCGTGATCATTTCCTGGGAAGCAGTAGTGGTATCGCCATCTACAGCGAGGTTGGGGTTTTGTACACTGCAACCAAGGCAAATGCCTCCAATAATGGGACTTGTCTGTTGATCAGCATACGTCCACAATGGGCCAGGACCTCCGCTTACCGTAACAGGAGCAGCTGTACGCACGAAGCTGGTTTTGCCATCCGGCGTTGCAGCTTCAGCATAATAAGTTTTACTGCGGGTTAATGTTGGTGTGGTAAAGCTGGCGGCTGTACCTGCAGCTGTACCTCCCGTTGGAACTTCATACCAGGTATAAGTAGCACCAGGTGCTCTTACACTTGCAGTCATGGTTGCCGTAGTACCAGATGGAATTACCGGGGCAGGAGGTGTGATATTTACAGGCATATAGGCAACTGCCTCGTATACACGCAAAGTGCCTAAACCTGCAAGTGCTGCCGTGGTACCTATTTTCACCCCATCAAATGTATTGTTGGCGGGAATAGTGATACGGAATTTACCGGTTGTGCCCACACCTAAACCTAATGCCTGTAAACGAACAGCATTATTATCCAATGTAATGGCATCTGCGTTAGGGGTGCTGCCATTATAGGTTTGCACATTGATGCCTGCCAGCAGTTGCCCGTTGAACAATTGGTTGGGTACTTCAAGGTCCAGTGCTATACTGTCCCCTGCCTGGTAAGTACCAGGGAAATGAATGAGCTGGGAAACACCACCCAATGCCCCTACAGTCATATTGAGCAGGGAAGAAGTATTTGGATTGCCATCCACTGCGTTTGCAGGGTCCTGAACATTACAACCAAGACAAACACCGGTGATCAATGGACTCTCTTCTCTGTCGCCATATGTCCATAATGGCCCTGCGCCACCACCTACATTAACGGTGGCCAGTGTACGAACATAACTTGTTTTGCCATCAGGAGTGGCAGCTTCTACATAATATTTAGTCTGGCGGGTAAGGTTCGGGGTAACGAACGATGGACCGCTGAAGACAGCAGTACCGCCCGTTGGCGTTGTGTACCAGTTTAATGTTGCAGCAGGTAAACGGTTGGCTCCATTGATAGTAGCGCTGGTACCATAAGGTACTGTTTGTGTGGCAGGGTTAACTGTTACAGGCACCATGGCAGTTGCCTCATAGATCTGCAGATTGCTCAGGCCGCCCAGAACAGGAGCAAGTGAAACCTGTACTGCATCAAAAGCTGCCGTGGCAGGCAATGCGACCCTGAACTTACCGGTACTGCCAACAGGAATGCCCAGCAGTTGTGCATTGCCCAAAGCAGTACTGAATGCAGCTACATCATTATTAGAAGTAGCACCATTGAATGTTTCAATGCGGATGCCGGAAAGTAATTGTGCAGATAAAAGCTGACCGGCCGGAATACCCAGGTCCAGGATAATGCTATCCAGCGCCTGGTAAGTACCAGGAAAACGGATCAATTGTCCTGCTGAACTTAACACCCCTAAAGGAATGTTCACAGTAGATGCAGTAGTCGTATCTCCATCTACTGCCAGCAATGGGTTCTGTACATTACAGCCAACACATACGCCACTGAGTTGAGGGCTTTCCTGTGTATCGCCATGGCTCCATAAAGGACCGGCACCGCCGCCTACTCTTACAGGCACCACTGTACGTTTGAAACTTGTTAAACCATCGGGTGTAGCAGCTTCCACATAATAAGTAGTGCTGCGTGTAAGTGCCGGCGTTGGGAAACTGGCCCCGGTAGCAACTGCGCTGCCGCCTGTTGGTTGTGTATACCAGTTGAAGGTAGCACCCGCAGAACGGATCGTTGCACTCAGGTTAACAGATGTATTATAAGGTGTGATAGCAGGTGAAGGCGTTACTCCTACAGGTATCATAGCAGCAGCTTCATACACACGCAGGAATCCCAGTTCTGCAAACAATGCATTGAGGTTCACCTGCACACCATCGAAAGTAACGGTAGAAGGGACCACTACACGGAACTTGGATGTTCCGCCAACACCAATACCTAACACCTGTAAACGCACCAGATCATTGTCCAGCGCAATAGCAGGGCCGGCAGCACTTGCGCCGTTGTAAGGTTGTATACTGATACCGGATAATAATTGTTTGGTGTATAACTGACCGGGAAGTTCCAGGTCCAGCACAATACTGTCGCCCGACTGGTAAATGCCGGGGAATCTGATGAGCTGGCCAACAGAGCTGGCAAGCCCTACCGGCATAGATAACATGGAAGAAGTAGTGGTATCTGCGTCTATGGCATTTTGCGGATCGGTAACAATACACAACGCACAAACACCGGAATTCCGGGGGCTTTGCTGTTCATCACCAAATGTCCATAATAAGCCGGGGCCGCCTCCTACATCTACATTCGCAGCAGTTCTGATGAAACTGCTTTTGCCATCTGCAGTAGTAGTGGCTTCTACATAATAATGTTTTACACCGCGGAATAACACAGGTGTTGTGAAAACATCCCCTGTATAAATGGGCGTACCGCCGCTGGGAACATCATACCAACGGAATGTTGCAGCACCCAGCCTGTGCGATGCCGTTAATACAGCAGATTGTCCTGCAGGGGAAATAACAGGGTTAGCTGAAGGAGTAACGGTAACCGGCACAACGGCAGTCACTTCATATATATATAACTCATTCAACAAACCTGCCAGTGAACCAATTGTTACTTCCACCCTGTCAAACGTACCACCAATAGGCATTACTGCCCTCATCTTTCCGGATGTGCCAATGCCCGTGCCTAAAAAATGCAAGGTGCCCAGGTCACTGATATTGACAGTGGTCACCAGGGATCCGCCATTAAAAGCCTGCAACCTTATGGAACTTAAA
This DNA window, taken from Chitinophaga niabensis, encodes the following:
- a CDS encoding OmpA family protein: MKRSTLILLLVLTGLVNSLQAQTYVTDFKRTADNYFALKDYYSAAQYYSKALGTFTVKPGEYKPYLLEKGGKSKQKRLKDYEQVVYRLAESYRMYNDFGNAGKWYAEALNFDPVQFPLVKYWYGVCLRANAKTGTDYENALAQFQQFKQSYKGTDDYSSRTNIEIQSCEFAIEEMKHPPRYEVVKVAGNINQGGANYAPVPVSNNTFYFTSSRPDSTLLEKKSNPFINTLYIAKGENSSFDSNEKLSIPMEKGTEQGVAAIAPDGNTLYVTRWTTKDGNKHSAIYRSNKAGNGWTEPQLLDATINAAGYSAKEPSVTSDGKYFLFVSDRPGGMGKFDLWYCTISSGGTLSAANNMGNTINTKEEESAPFYDPNKQVLIFSTNGRVGFGGQDFFSSKGSFGGWTAPENMGYPLNSAKDDQYYAALQPKNALNKGYISSDRESICCLEIFAVKRKAKMAGGLVMDCETGKPLEGAKITLLDSTQRNILETQTTSNGGNYMFELEMNKKYKVLVEKDNYFSKNFSFNTEQLSMVDSMMNPTVCLKRFEMNKPIVINDIFYDYNKATLRPESKLILDSLYYLLLDNPKMEIELGAHTDSKGTDAYNLKLSNARAKSCVDYLISKGIPQTRVVSKGYGESRPVAPNTLPNGKDNPDGRQLNRRTEFKVLRN
- a CDS encoding PorP/SprF family type IX secretion system membrane protein, whose amino-acid sequence is MKSKILIAVLSLCTLYVKPTMAQVDPHFAQYYAYPLWLNPALAGVIDGDYRLTGNYRNQWANFGTPYSTAGVSFDAATEKNVGLGVTALNMSAGEAGYNYFNAMATVSYSGVKMGANGTTRLVAGIQAGVINRRVDQSKFQLGSQYNPVMGFDPNIPSGETLRATSSTVFDANAGIMLFDGNPNHRFNPFIGFSGAHLTQPEDPFVSENKESKSLPIRYVAHGGSRIRVTDMVNLTPHGLYMRQGNAEEIVAGVYSQIRVNPEFDLLLGANYRVNDAISPFAGFSYKSFTLGLSYDANTSNLRRLTTGSNAFELSLSFIGRKRRIMQPEYFICPRL